The sequence below is a genomic window from Egicoccus sp. AB-alg6-2.
CGCGGTCGATGACGACGATGTCGTCGGCGAGCAGGTCGGCCTCCTCGAGGTACTGGGTCGTCAGCAGCAGCGTGGTGCCCCGTTCCACCAGCTCACGCAGGATCTGCCACATCTCCGATCGGCTGCGCGGGTCGAGGCCGGTCGTCGGCTCGTCGAGGAACAGCACCGCCGGCTCGGCGACCAGCGCGCCGGCGAGGTCCAGCCGTCGGCGCATGCCGCCCGAGTAGGTCTTCACCGGCCGGTCACCGGCGTCGGCGAGGTCGAAGCGGTCGAGCAGGTCGCGGGCACGCCGGCGCGACGGTGCCCGGCCGAGCCGGTACAGGCGTCCGATCATGTCGAGGTTCTCGAAGCCGGTGAGCTGCTCGTCGACGGCGGCGTACTGGCCGGACAGGCCGATGCGGCGTCGGACGGCCTCGGGGTTGCGCAGCGCGTCGAACCCGGCGACCTCCACCTTGCCCTCGTCGGGCACGAGCAGCGTCGTCAGGATGCGCACCGCCGTGGTCTTGCCGGCGCCGTTGGGGCCGAGCAGGCCCAACACCGTTCCCTGCGGGACGACGAGGTCGAGCCCGGCCAGGGCCGTGACGTCCTTGTAGCGCTTGACCAGACCGTGGGCCCGGATGACTTCGTCCATGTGACGTGCTCTCCTCGCTTGCGCTCGCCGGAACTGACGCACGCCGGCGCGACAACTCATCGGTGCCGACGCGATCGCCCCTCAGCAGGCGTCCGACCCGGCGAACGTAGACCGGTTCGCGGACTGCCCCTGTCCTCTTGACGACGCGTGGTGCAGGGTCGCGCGTCCAACTCACAGGGTCGGCGTGCTGGTCCGGATCACGCAGCGCGTCCGCCACGTTGCGCCCGCGCCGCGTCGACGAGCCGCCGCCGCGCGACCCCGGCACGGCCGCCGGTCGTCGGGGTCACCTCAGGGGAGTACCCGATGCCTGCCGACGACGTCGCCGCGTACCGTCCTGGCCATGGACACCCCGCACACGCCTTCCTCCGCATCCGCTGCTGCCGTCGGCGCCGCGACGCCGCCCACCCGGGCGGCGGCCCGCGCCATCGACGCCGTGAAGGTCTACGGACGCGGTGACACCGCCGTCCGGGCGCTCGACGGGGTCAGCGTCGACATCCCCGCCGGCGCCTACACCGCCATCATGGGGCCCTCGGGTTCGGGCAAGTCGACCCTGATGCACTGCCTGGCCGGCCTCGACCCGCTCACCTCGGGCGAGGCCTGGATCGGCGAGGTGGCGCTCGGGGGGCTCAGCGACCAGCAACTGACGGTCCTGCGCCGTGAGCGCATCGGGTTCGTGTTCCAGGCCTTCAACCTGTTGCCGACGCTGACCGCCCGGGAGAACATCACCCTGCCGCTGGCCCTCGTCGGTGCGGAACCGGACCCGGCGTGGCTGGCCACGGTGGTCGACGTGGTCGGGCTCGGTGACCGTCTCGGCCACCGACCGTCCGAACTCTCCGGCGGCCAACAGCAGCGGGTCGCCGTCGCACGCGCGCTCGTCAGCCGGCCCGACGTGGTCTTCGCCGACGAACCGACGGGCAACCTCGACTCACGCTCAGGCGCCGAGGTGCTGGGGTTCCTGCGGCGCGCCGCCGACGAATTCGGGCAGACGGTCGTGATGGTCACTCACGACCCCACGGCGGCCGGCTACGCCGACGAGGTCCTCTTCCTCGTCGACGGTCGGCTCGTGGACCGCCTCGCGGACCCCGATGCCGAGAAGGTGCTCGACCGTATGAAGCACCTCGAGGGCTGACGACATGTTGCGGATCACCCTGACCGGCGCCTGGCAGCACCGCCGGCGCCTGTTCGGCACGGTGCTCGCCGTCGTGCTCGGTACCGCGTTCCTCGTGGGGACGCTGGTACTCAGCGACACACTGCGCGGCAGCTTCCGAAGCGTCTTCACCGACGTCAACGCCGGCATCGACGTGGTGGTCCGAGGCAGTTCGGAGACGACGGGCGAGGTCGCGTCCCAACGCCCCCTGGTCGACGCCGCGGTCCTGGACGACCTCGACGTGATCGACGGGGTCGCCAACGTCGCGGTCGAGGTCGAGGCGCTCGCGCAGGTGGTCGGGACGGACGGCACCTCGATCGGCGGCGAGGGCCCACCGACGCTGGGTGTCAACTGGATCGAGGATCCGGTGCTGGCGCCGTACGACCTGACCGCCGGCCGGGCGCCGGCAGGCCCCGGCGAGGTGGTGCTCGACGAGGACACCGCCCGGGCCGGGGACCTGCACGTCGGCGACACCACGATCGTGCGGACGCCCGAACCGGTCGCGGTCGAGGTGGTCGGCCTGCTGCTGCCCAAGGGCGGCAGTGGTGCCGGTGTGACCATCACGGCGTTCACGACCGGCGAGGCCCAGCGACTGCTGCTCGGGCGCGACGACCGTGTCACCCGCATCCTGCTGGCCGCGGCTTCCGGGACCTCGGAGGACGCCCTGGCCGCCCGCGTCGCCGAGGTGCTGCCCCCCGGTGCCGAGGCGGTGACCGGCACGGTCTACACCGAGGAGGCCCTGGACGACCTGGGACGGGATTTCCTCGACTTCTTCGAGGCCTTCCTGCTGGTGTTCGCCGCGATCGCGTTGCTGGTGGCGACCTTCAGCATCTACAACACCTTCGCGATCACCGTGGCGCAGCGCCTGCGCGAGTCCGCGCTCCTGCGGGCGCTTGGCGCCTCGCGTCGCCAGGTCCTGCGGGGGGTCCTGATCGAAGCCCTGCTGACCGGCGTGATCGCCTCGGCGCTCGGGCTCGGCGTCGGGATCGCGCTGGCTGCCGGTCTGCTCGGCGCGCTCGGCAGCTTCGGGCTGCCGGTCGAGGGCGCCGCGATCGTCATCGGCGCGCGTGCCGTCGTCAGCGCCTTCGCCGCCGGCGTCGGGGTGACGGTGCTGGCCAGCCTCCTGCCGGCCGTCCGCGCCTCACGGGTGGCGCCGCTCGCGGCCCTGCGGGAGGTCGCCGTCGACCGCAGCGACCAGTCCCGGACCCGGTTGGCCACCGGCGTGGTGTTCGTCGCCGTCGGTGCGGTCTTCGTCACCCTGGCGCTGAGCGCCGAGGCCGGCGCCCTGCGCCGGGCAGCGGTCGGCGCGGTGGCGGTCTCCGTCGGGGTGTTCCTGCTCGGCCCGGTCACCGCACGTCCCATGACGGCCGTGGTCGCCGTGCCCGTCCAGCGTCTGCGGGGCGTGACCGGCGCACTCGCGCGCCGCAACGCCGTCCGCAACCCCCGTCGCACCGCGAGCACGGCCTCCGCGCTGATGGTCGGGGTCGGCGTCGTGACCCTTTTCACGGTGGTGGCCGGATCCGTGAAGGCGACGATCGACGATGCCATCAGCGGCGGCTTCGGTGGCGACCTCGTGGTGCAGTCGGCCGGCTTCAGCGGCGCCGGGTTGAGCACCGGCCTGGTCGACGAGCTGCGGGAGACGCCTGAGGTCGAGCGGGCGCTGGGCCTCGCGCTCGGAGTCGGGATCATCGACGGCGAGCAGAGCGTCTTCTCGGTCGTCGACCCGGCCGCACTCGAGGGCATGCTCGACCTCGAGACGGTCGCGGGTTCGATCTACGACCTGCCGGCCGACGGCATCGCGGTCTCGCAGTCGCACGTGGACGAGGACGGCGTCGACCTGGGAGACACGGTCGAGATCGCGCTCGTCGACGGCACGGTGCTCGAGTTGGAGGTCGGGGCGGTCTTCGTGTCGAAGGCAGCGGACGCCGTCGGCACCCGCATCGTGCCGATGGAGGCCTACGCCCCGCACGCCGTCCAGCTCGGCTACGTCATGGCCCTCGTCGAGCTGACCGACGGCGTCGCGCCGGCCGACGGCCAGGCAGCGGTCGAGGCCGTCGCCGCGGGCCACGGCTCGCCCACCGTGCTCGACCGTGACGCCTTCACGGATCGCGCCGTCGGCGACGTGGACCGGCTGCTGGCCATCGTCTACGTGCTGCTCGCCCTGGCGATCCTGATCGCGCTGATGGGCATCACCAACACCCTGTCGCTGGCGGTGTACGAGCGCACCCGCGAGATCGGTCTGCTGCGTGCCCTGGGCCAGACGCGGCGCCAACTGCGCGCCATGGTGCGCTGGGAGTCGGTCATCGTGGCCCTGTTCGGTACGGCGACCGGGCTGCTGCTCGGCACCTTCCTCGGCTGGGTCCTCGTGCGTGCCATCGCCGTGGACGAGGGCTTCGGGGTCTTCGCCGCACCGCTCGGCCAACTCGCACTGGTGGTCGCGCTCGGCGCGCTGGTCGGCGCCGTGGCCGCCCTGCGCCCCGCACGGCGGGCCGCCCGGCTGAACGTCCTGGCCGCCATCGCCACCGAGTGACGTAGGCTCGGGGCGGTGCCGGACGTCGCGCCGGCCGGGGAGGGAGCCGTGAGCGCGATCGAGCGTCCCGACGCCGCTGCGGTCGCCTCGGCGCTGGATTTCGAGGCCGACCGCACCCGCTCACGCATCCACGCCCTCGAGCGCGACCTCGCCACCCTCCGGGACGCCACCGCGGACAGCCCGGACGACGAGCACGACCCCGAGGGCGCCACCATCGCCTTCGAGCGACAGCAGGTCGCGGCGTTGCTCGCGGCGGCGACCGCACGGCTCGC
It includes:
- a CDS encoding ABC transporter permease; the protein is MLRITLTGAWQHRRRLFGTVLAVVLGTAFLVGTLVLSDTLRGSFRSVFTDVNAGIDVVVRGSSETTGEVASQRPLVDAAVLDDLDVIDGVANVAVEVEALAQVVGTDGTSIGGEGPPTLGVNWIEDPVLAPYDLTAGRAPAGPGEVVLDEDTARAGDLHVGDTTIVRTPEPVAVEVVGLLLPKGGSGAGVTITAFTTGEAQRLLLGRDDRVTRILLAAASGTSEDALAARVAEVLPPGAEAVTGTVYTEEALDDLGRDFLDFFEAFLLVFAAIALLVATFSIYNTFAITVAQRLRESALLRALGASRRQVLRGVLIEALLTGVIASALGLGVGIALAAGLLGALGSFGLPVEGAAIVIGARAVVSAFAAGVGVTVLASLLPAVRASRVAPLAALREVAVDRSDQSRTRLATGVVFVAVGAVFVTLALSAEAGALRRAAVGAVAVSVGVFLLGPVTARPMTAVVAVPVQRLRGVTGALARRNAVRNPRRTASTASALMVGVGVVTLFTVVAGSVKATIDDAISGGFGGDLVVQSAGFSGAGLSTGLVDELRETPEVERALGLALGVGIIDGEQSVFSVVDPAALEGMLDLETVAGSIYDLPADGIAVSQSHVDEDGVDLGDTVEIALVDGTVLELEVGAVFVSKAADAVGTRIVPMEAYAPHAVQLGYVMALVELTDGVAPADGQAAVEAVAAGHGSPTVLDRDAFTDRAVGDVDRLLAIVYVLLALAILIALMGITNTLSLAVYERTREIGLLRALGQTRRQLRAMVRWESVIVALFGTATGLLLGTFLGWVLVRAIAVDEGFGVFAAPLGQLALVVALGALVGAVAALRPARRAARLNVLAAIATE
- a CDS encoding ABC transporter ATP-binding protein, whose protein sequence is MDTPHTPSSASAAAVGAATPPTRAAARAIDAVKVYGRGDTAVRALDGVSVDIPAGAYTAIMGPSGSGKSTLMHCLAGLDPLTSGEAWIGEVALGGLSDQQLTVLRRERIGFVFQAFNLLPTLTARENITLPLALVGAEPDPAWLATVVDVVGLGDRLGHRPSELSGGQQQRVAVARALVSRPDVVFADEPTGNLDSRSGAEVLGFLRRAADEFGQTVVMVTHDPTAAGYADEVLFLVDGRLVDRLADPDAEKVLDRMKHLEG
- a CDS encoding TraR/DksA family transcriptional regulator, whose product is MSAIERPDAAAVASALDFEADRTRSRIHALERDLATLRDATADSPDDEHDPEGATIAFERQQVAALLAAATARLAELEDARTRLRAGDYGQCLDCGTSIPRERLLARPAVRRCATCAARSDP
- a CDS encoding ATP-binding cassette domain-containing protein, whose protein sequence is MDEVIRAHGLVKRYKDVTALAGLDLVVPQGTVLGLLGPNGAGKTTAVRILTTLLVPDEGKVEVAGFDALRNPEAVRRRIGLSGQYAAVDEQLTGFENLDMIGRLYRLGRAPSRRRARDLLDRFDLADAGDRPVKTYSGGMRRRLDLAGALVAEPAVLFLDEPTTGLDPRSRSEMWQILRELVERGTTLLLTTQYLEEADLLADDIVVIDRGQAIAQGTADQLKAQVGGERVEVVVTDPGDLTTAREVLRSIAMGDVQVESHTRSLTAPVRHGADDLMATLREFDARGIRISDVGLRRPTLDDVFLTLTGHVAEPAPQPDDDRPGDDRPDDDAAAAAAASPLLVPGTTADTTAENAR